The sequence below is a genomic window from Etheostoma cragini isolate CJK2018 chromosome 20, CSU_Ecrag_1.0, whole genome shotgun sequence.
AACCATATGTGTTTCCCAAGGAATCATTCATTTAACTTTGTGTGATTGCAGAAGTCCTGATGATTCAGAGGAACCTACAGGAGATGACTGGGATGTCCTcttcccctccatctctctccgtGATTGGAGAGTTCAAATGATGTCACCGCCCAGCCTCGGCGCTGCAGCCGACAGCAGGGCAGGACTGATGAGGGGGGCGTGGCTGTTTGCCCCCGAGAGGCCAGAGGCCAGGTAACTGCACagtgacgggggggggggtgctatCATGAAGTTCACCCACAATTTAACAAGCGTGCAAAACCGATGTTAAAAAGCGGCCACAAGACTTTCTTATGTTTAGTGACACtaatgtgtaataataacatgtTCCTCACTGACGTATGTTACTATCAAACTCTTTATGTATAGGTTGGCAGCACAttggcaaaaacattttatgactATTAGGTTTGTCAACTCCaactcgggggggggggggacacaaacAGTAGTAATATTTTAGTGTTGAGACTCTGATCCTTGTGGTCTTGTTCTGTGGATCTCTAGCGTGGAGAGGGCGTGGCCTGCCGAGTGGTCGCCTCAGGGTGCCGGCGTGGTGAAGAGGAACATGGTGGTGGCTGATGACTCTGCCTTCAGAGAGAAGAGTAAACTCCTCACCTCCATGGAGAGACAGAAGTGGCTCAACTCCTACATGCAGAAACTACTCGTGGTTAATTCGTAATAATTTATTCTTTACAGCCCTTTATTCAAATCAAACCACCTCTGCACCCTGACCTAGCAAAAAGGGTTTTTAAGTTATACCCAAGTCTTATTATTGCTCAGTCATTAACTTATGAGACAAGAATATACTGTAGACATCAAAAGGTCATGGACCCATTAGTGCTCAAGTCTAGCATCTTAACGCTCATATTCCTGTTTTGCAGCACTTTAACAATCATATGGTgctggaaaaaatatatataaatattaataagaTACAAAAAATtgacttaaccctcatgttgtcctcgggtcaaattgacccgttttcctatctcagtgttttatttaactacccaaaataccatgattgattccacccaacgctctttggcaagttcaaatgtctactttcattaattttggggtgtcttagtcaattgtatagcatttgtaaaaaaaatgaattagttCATCggttttgaaatgttattgatTTAAAGTTGACTTTTCCTGTCTGTAATTATCCAACGTACTTTCCTTTAGCTAAattaataattcctaatttctgcttttctaactcaaacattaggtataaattcctaaaaaatttggtttatttaccataaattcctgaaataattgtaaaactaaagttaagttagtgttacgtagtgttaaatgtcaaaagtgacaaacattaaaaagtgtTAGAAGGGACAAATGTACGAAAGTTGACatcaataaaaagtgtcaactaaagtgttgactttcaattttgacgagagcacaacacaagggttaatgcaGTTGTACTGCAGGATTTAATAGTATTGCTATTCTAAACAAATTCTTTACATAATTAAAGTACAGTCAAAAGGAGGATGTCAGTGTTTGGTTATGTAAATGGGAGTGGAATGGTTAATCGACACATTTCAGAGCAACATTTAGCTTTTAACTAAACGTACAAAACGTTAAATTATAACTACTTGGAAGATAcgcttgttttctttctttttgagaaTGAGATGACAACATTGATGTGTTGATTAAATAAGAGATCCTAAGTTACTAAGTGAGatttgtgttggttttgttcACTTTGGACAAAACCATACTAGCGGTTTCACCTGATTTCAGTCTTTacgctaagctaggctaaccatgTCCCGACACCCACTTCATACATGATGCACAAATGTATTTCCCAAACTGTACAATCCAGTTCTTAAACCACTCGTGAGGACACGGGGACTTTATTAATTCCTTATCTTATCAACCTGCACTGGTTTTGACTGCTTTTAACTTTAGTTAAATCCGTTGCAAGTTATTTAGTGAATgagataaatatatttttaaatttgcctGTAAACATTGACAGCTGGCATAATGAATTATACATCTGcatcatgttaatgttttttctgaTGTATCTGGTGTATCATCtggttgtaaaaataaaataaaggttaaCACTTTCAGCT
It includes:
- the pth2 gene encoding tuberoinfundibular peptide of 39 residues — protein: MFEMPAFPRMTFLLLCIVGMTLVTSGFPQSRLRLRSPDDSEEPTGDDWDVLFPSISLRDWRVQMMSPPSLGAAADSRAGLMRGAWLFAPERPEASVERAWPAEWSPQGAGVVKRNMVVADDSAFREKSKLLTSMERQKWLNSYMQKLLVVNS